In one Arthrobacter jinronghuae genomic region, the following are encoded:
- a CDS encoding DUF3817 domain-containing protein: protein MSESASTAKAPRKKKRRFGGTHAQIRSALKFYKVFSYVTGVLLLALVVEMIAKYGFDTEIIVGSVNLSIGVLILHGWMYVVYLLSDFRLWQLMRWPFSKFILIALGGVVPFLSFVVEGRIHKQVLAELEAHPEAAKRY, encoded by the coding sequence GTGAGCGAATCCGCAAGCACCGCTAAGGCACCCAGGAAAAAGAAGCGCCGGTTCGGCGGTACCCACGCCCAGATTCGTTCGGCCCTGAAGTTCTACAAGGTCTTTTCCTACGTGACCGGTGTGCTGCTGCTCGCACTCGTCGTGGAGATGATCGCCAAGTACGGCTTTGACACGGAGATCATCGTCGGCAGCGTCAACCTCTCCATCGGCGTGCTCATCCTGCACGGCTGGATGTACGTGGTCTACCTGCTCTCTGACTTCCGGCTGTGGCAGCTGATGCGCTGGCCGTTCTCCAAGTTCATCCTGATTGCGCTCGGCGGCGTTGTGCCGTTCCTCTCCTTTGTGGTCGAGGGACGGATCCACAAACAGGTCCTGGCGGAGCTCGAAGCGCATCCTGAAGCGGCCAAGCGCTACTAG
- a CDS encoding SURF1 family protein encodes MLKTALQPRWIAGLLFALVISTVFVLLSQWQFSSAESEESGEPRATEDVRPLTEAFTPGKPMYETEADQMVSFTGSFDPDRSVLVKERLQDGDMGYWAVTAFNVDGAPAGEFIPVVRGWVSDPEDVTEPPAGEAAVVGRLLPSEAPLPATPEDGRVTALSTAELINLWDAPAYSAFVTATEITVDGAPADAGSMETLDVSAQPEETPVNWLNIFYALEWIVFAGFSVFLWWRLVADEHNRSLEDDEYEDEYDDEYDDESTDATEPDNDHPSNEVTK; translated from the coding sequence GTGCTCAAAACTGCCCTGCAGCCGCGTTGGATCGCCGGCCTGCTTTTTGCCCTGGTCATCTCGACGGTCTTTGTGCTGTTGAGCCAATGGCAGTTTTCCAGTGCCGAATCGGAGGAGTCCGGCGAGCCCCGGGCCACCGAGGACGTCCGGCCGCTGACAGAGGCCTTCACCCCGGGTAAGCCGATGTACGAAACCGAAGCGGACCAGATGGTGTCCTTCACGGGGTCCTTCGATCCGGACCGGTCCGTCCTCGTGAAGGAGCGGCTCCAGGACGGCGACATGGGCTACTGGGCGGTTACTGCCTTCAACGTCGACGGCGCACCCGCGGGCGAATTCATCCCGGTGGTCCGCGGCTGGGTCTCCGACCCGGAAGACGTCACGGAGCCACCGGCCGGCGAGGCCGCCGTCGTCGGGCGCCTGCTGCCTTCCGAGGCACCGCTGCCCGCGACCCCGGAGGACGGACGGGTTACTGCGCTTTCCACCGCCGAACTGATCAACCTCTGGGACGCGCCCGCCTACTCGGCGTTCGTCACGGCTACGGAAATCACCGTCGACGGCGCCCCGGCCGACGCAGGCAGCATGGAAACCCTGGACGTGAGTGCCCAGCCAGAGGAAACCCCGGTCAACTGGCTCAACATTTTCTACGCACTGGAGTGGATCGTCTTCGCCGGCTTCTCCGTCTTCCTGTGGTGGCGCCTGGTCGCCGACGAGCACAACCGCAGCCTCGAGGACGACGAATATGAGGACGAGTACGACGACGAGTACGACGACGAGTCCACCGACGCAACCGAACCCGACAACGACCATCCCAGCAACGAGGTAACCAAGTGA
- a CDS encoding PTS sugar transporter subunit IIA, whose product MEPPRNEELTLNEAGAVLTEPDLVILGMEAADRYDAAAQLAERLYRSGRISNLEGFLEQVSAREHQMATGLPGGIGLPHARSQYVRETSIAVGITRYGHSVDFGAADGPATVVLLIATPAASFSQHLEVLATLARSLFRPSFRDSLRRANDAEVIAELINSSLVFFDH is encoded by the coding sequence TTGGAACCACCGCGGAATGAAGAACTCACCCTTAACGAAGCCGGGGCGGTGCTGACCGAACCCGACCTGGTGATCCTCGGTATGGAGGCGGCAGACAGATACGACGCCGCCGCGCAGCTGGCCGAGCGGTTGTACCGTTCCGGCAGGATCAGCAATCTCGAGGGGTTCCTCGAACAGGTCAGCGCCAGGGAGCACCAAATGGCCACCGGCCTGCCGGGCGGGATCGGTCTCCCGCACGCCCGCAGCCAATACGTCCGCGAAACCTCCATCGCAGTAGGCATCACCCGCTACGGCCACAGCGTCGATTTCGGAGCAGCCGACGGGCCGGCGACAGTGGTCCTGCTCATTGCCACGCCGGCGGCCTCCTTCTCCCAGCACCTGGAAGTCCTTGCCACCCTGGCCCGGTCCCTGTTCCGGCCCTCCTTCCGTGATTCCCTGCGCCGGGCCAATGACGCAGAGGTCATTGCCGAGCTGATCAATTCGTCCCTGGTCTTTTTCGACCACTGA
- a CDS encoding glycerol-3-phosphate dehydrogenase/oxidase: protein MTADALSPEYRIDAMDKLRATTAPGNELDILIVGGGVVGAGAALDAVTRGLKVGMVEARDWASGTSSRSSKLIHGGLRYLEMLDFALVQEALKERGLLLQRIAPHLVKPVAFLYPLTKRFVERPYVGAGIFLYDTMGMTSGNSRGVPRQKHLTRSQTLRMAPSLKDDAMVGAIRYYDGQVDDARYVANMVRTAAHYGAAVVNRLAVVDFLREGERVVGARVREQETGNEFDIAASQVVNATGVWTDETQAMVTDRGQLKVRASKGVHLVVPKDRIQSTVGMILRTEKSVLFVIPWGRHWIIGTTDTDWNLDKAHPAATSADIDYILEHVNLVLKTPLTREDVEGVYAGLRPLLAGENDSTAKLSREHVVAHPVPGLVVVAGGKWTTYRVMAKDAVDEAARALDEKVPESCTSTIPLLGAVGYKAAWNRRHRTADEYGVHVVRVEHLLNRYGSMSEDLLEIIKADPSLAEPLPGADDYLRAEVVYATTHEGARHVEDVLARRTRISIETFDRGVSAAPVVAELMAPLLGWDLERVESEVAHYLARVDAERRSQEQPDDKSADAARLAAEDIAPRI from the coding sequence ATGACTGCAGACGCCCTGAGCCCCGAGTACCGCATAGATGCCATGGATAAGCTCCGGGCGACCACCGCCCCGGGCAATGAGCTGGACATCCTGATCGTCGGCGGCGGCGTAGTCGGGGCGGGCGCGGCCCTGGACGCGGTGACGCGCGGGTTGAAGGTCGGCATGGTGGAGGCCCGGGACTGGGCGTCGGGAACGTCGTCGCGGTCCTCCAAGTTGATCCACGGCGGCCTGCGCTATCTGGAGATGCTCGATTTCGCGTTGGTCCAGGAAGCACTGAAGGAACGCGGGCTGCTGCTGCAGCGGATTGCTCCGCACCTGGTGAAGCCCGTGGCGTTCCTGTATCCGCTGACGAAGCGGTTCGTCGAGCGGCCGTATGTGGGCGCCGGCATTTTCCTGTACGACACCATGGGCATGACGTCGGGAAACTCCCGCGGGGTGCCCAGGCAGAAGCACCTGACCCGGAGCCAGACACTGCGGATGGCCCCGAGCCTGAAGGATGACGCCATGGTGGGTGCCATCCGGTACTACGACGGCCAGGTGGATGACGCCCGGTACGTGGCCAACATGGTTCGCACAGCAGCGCATTACGGTGCCGCAGTGGTGAACCGGCTCGCCGTCGTCGACTTCCTGCGCGAGGGCGAACGCGTGGTCGGGGCCCGCGTCCGCGAACAGGAAACCGGCAACGAGTTCGACATCGCCGCAAGCCAGGTGGTCAATGCCACGGGCGTGTGGACCGATGAAACCCAGGCCATGGTGACCGACCGCGGGCAGCTGAAGGTCCGCGCCTCCAAGGGCGTCCACCTCGTGGTTCCCAAGGACCGGATCCAGTCCACGGTCGGCATGATCCTGCGGACGGAAAAATCCGTACTCTTTGTGATCCCGTGGGGGCGGCACTGGATCATCGGCACCACCGACACCGACTGGAACCTGGACAAGGCCCACCCGGCGGCCACCTCGGCGGACATCGACTACATTCTCGAGCATGTGAACCTGGTGCTGAAGACGCCGCTGACCCGCGAGGACGTTGAGGGTGTCTATGCGGGACTGCGGCCGCTGCTCGCCGGGGAAAACGATTCCACTGCCAAACTTTCGCGCGAACACGTGGTGGCCCACCCGGTACCGGGACTCGTGGTGGTTGCGGGCGGCAAATGGACCACTTACCGGGTGATGGCCAAGGATGCCGTGGATGAGGCAGCCCGGGCGCTGGATGAAAAGGTTCCCGAGAGCTGCACCTCCACCATTCCCCTCCTGGGAGCCGTGGGCTACAAGGCGGCATGGAACCGCCGGCACCGCACCGCGGACGAGTACGGGGTGCACGTGGTGCGGGTGGAGCATCTGCTCAACCGTTACGGCTCCATGAGCGAGGACCTGCTCGAGATCATCAAGGCGGACCCGTCCCTCGCGGAACCGCTGCCCGGCGCCGACGACTACCTGCGCGCGGAAGTCGTGTACGCCACCACCCATGAAGGCGCCCGGCACGTCGAGGACGTCCTCGCCCGGCGGACCCGCATCTCGATTGAAACCTTTGACCGGGGCGTCTCGGCCGCGCCGGTGGTCGCCGAACTGATGGCGCCGCTGCTGGGCTGGGACCTCGAACGCGTGGAAAGCGAAGTTGCCCACTACCTTGCTCGGGTCGACGCCGAACGCCGCAGCCAGGAACAACCGGATGACAAGAGTGCCGACGCCGCCCGCCTGGCGGCCGAGGACATAGCACCGCGCATCTAG
- a CDS encoding GuaB3 family IMP dehydrogenase-related protein, with protein sequence MSNEIEIGRGKHGRRAYSLDDVAIVPSRRTRDPQDVSINWQIDAYQFEMPVIGAPMDSVMSPASAIALGRLGGLGVLNLEGLWTRYENPEPLLDEIAALGSDNFNPAATRRLQEIYNAPIQAELISSRLAEMRDAGVTVAGSLTPQRTQEFYKTVLAAGVDVFVIRGTTVSAEHVSKTVEPLNLKQFIYELDVPVIVGGAAGYTPALHLMRTGAAGVLVGFGGGATTTTRRALGIHAPMATAISDIAEARRDYMDESGGRYVHVIADGGMGTSGDIIKAFAMGADAVMLGSALARAEEAPGQGWHWGQEAHHSELPRGDRVRLDTVGPLKEVLWGPSHHANGTSNLMGALRRAMATTGYSDLKAFQRIEVLVSPYQYNL encoded by the coding sequence CTCCCTGGATGACGTAGCGATTGTGCCCTCGCGGCGCACCCGCGACCCCCAGGATGTGTCCATCAACTGGCAGATCGATGCCTACCAGTTCGAGATGCCGGTCATCGGCGCCCCGATGGACTCGGTGATGTCTCCGGCGTCTGCCATTGCCCTGGGCAGGCTCGGCGGACTCGGTGTGCTGAACCTCGAGGGCCTGTGGACCCGGTACGAGAATCCGGAACCGCTGCTGGACGAAATCGCCGCCCTCGGCAGCGACAACTTCAATCCCGCAGCCACCCGCCGCCTGCAGGAAATCTACAACGCACCGATCCAGGCCGAACTGATCAGCTCCCGCCTGGCCGAAATGCGCGACGCCGGCGTGACGGTTGCCGGTTCGCTCACCCCGCAGCGCACCCAGGAGTTCTACAAGACCGTCCTCGCCGCCGGCGTCGACGTCTTCGTCATCCGCGGCACCACCGTTTCGGCCGAGCACGTGTCCAAGACCGTGGAACCGCTGAACCTGAAGCAGTTCATCTACGAACTCGATGTTCCGGTGATCGTCGGCGGAGCCGCCGGCTACACCCCGGCCCTGCACCTGATGCGCACCGGCGCGGCCGGCGTGCTCGTAGGGTTCGGCGGCGGCGCGACCACTACCACCCGCCGTGCGCTTGGCATCCACGCCCCCATGGCCACTGCCATCTCCGACATCGCCGAGGCCCGCCGGGACTACATGGACGAGTCCGGCGGACGCTACGTGCACGTAATCGCCGACGGCGGCATGGGTACCAGCGGCGACATCATCAAGGCCTTCGCCATGGGTGCCGACGCCGTGATGCTGGGTTCCGCGCTGGCCCGTGCCGAAGAGGCGCCCGGCCAGGGCTGGCACTGGGGACAGGAAGCACACCACAGCGAGCTGCCGCGCGGCGACAGGGTCCGGCTGGACACCGTGGGACCGCTGAAGGAGGTCCTTTGGGGCCCGTCCCACCACGCCAACGGCACCTCCAACCTCATGGGTGCGCTGCGCCGGGCAATGGCCACCACCGGCTACTCGGACCTGAAGGCGTTCCAGCGCATTGAAGTGCTGGTGTCGCCCTACCAGTACAACCTGTAA